CGATGGCGCTGTCGACGCGGGTGTTGCGGCCGAGCGCGTGCGGCGGGGCGAGCCGCGGCGTGAGATCGGCGTCGAGCATCTCCTCGATCTCGGCTTCCAGCTCGTCCGAAAGCTTGAAACCGTCGGGGCCGAAGATCTTGATGCCGTTGTCGTCGAACGGGTTGTGTGAGGCCGAGATCATCACGCCGACATCAGCGCGGAGCGAGCGCGTCAGCATCGCCACCGCCGGGGTCGGCACCGGGCCGGTCTGGAACACGTCGAGCCCGACCGAGGTGAAGCCCGCGACCAGCGCGGTCTCGATCATGTAGCCGGAGAGGCGGGTGTCCTTGCCGATCACGGCACGGTGGCGGTGGCCGCCCCGGCTGAAGGCGAGCCCGGTCGCCATGCCGATCTTGAGGGCGACGTCGGGCGTGATCGGCCAGCGATTGGCCTTGCCGCGGATGCCGTCTGTGCCGAAATAGCGTTTCGTCATTCCAAACCTCGCGCCGGTGCCGCGCGCCCGCATGCCCTGCGGCCGTCGCGCGCCGGCCTCGTCAACCGGAAGGCCCCTGCCCTCGCGGACGGAGACCGATGCCCTCGCGGGCGGAAAACCCGTCCCCGCCGGCCAGACAACCCACGCCCGCCGGGCGGGCGGAGGCCCGCACAATCGGCAACAAATACGTCCATCGCGGCAGGCCGCACCAGCCGCACGGCATCAATTTGTGTGTATGTGTGTTGCAAGCCGGCTGCGGACATGGCGCATATCGCCTTCGAAGCGATCCGGACGACGCGGAGAAGCTCAGGCCGGTGACACGGACGCGCACAGGGAAAGGCCGTCGTGCGGACAGGACATCGCCCGGGGCCGCGCGCGACCGCCGCGAACGGCGCGCGTCGAAGACGATCCTCAGCGCAACGCCCGACACCCCGTATCGCTGACCGCGTATCCATGACCAAGAAGACTGCCAAGACAACCGCCAAGGCAACCGCCATGACGAAGAGCTCCGCGACCATCACCACCATCGGCCTCGATGCGGACGACACGCTCTGGCACAACGAGACCGTGTTCCATTTCACCGAGGGCCGCTTCAAGGACCTGCTCGCGCCCTATGCGGCGCCGGAGGCACTGACCGAGCACCTGATCGCGGTGGAGCGGCGCAATCTCCGGCGCTACGGCTACGGTATCAAGGGCTTCACCCTGTCGATGCTGGAGACGGCGCTGGAGATCACCGACCACCGCCTGCCGGCCTCCGCCGTGGCGTCGATCCTGGAATTCGGCCGCGACATGCTCGACCATCCGGTGGAGCCGCTCGACGGCGTCGCCGAGACCCTCGCCGCCCTCGCCGCGGACTATCGCCTCGTGCTGATCACCAAGGGCGACCTGATGGACCAGGAGCAGAAGCTCGCCCGCTCCGGCCTCGGCGATCATTTT
The window above is part of the Pseudoxanthobacter soli DSM 19599 genome. Proteins encoded here:
- a CDS encoding HAD family hydrolase, yielding MTKSSATITTIGLDADDTLWHNETVFHFTEGRFKDLLAPYAAPEALTEHLIAVERRNLRRYGYGIKGFTLSMLETALEITDHRLPASAVASILEFGRDMLDHPVEPLDGVAETLAALAADYRLVLITKGDLMDQEQKLARSGLGDHFSGVEIVSEKTAETYRRVFARHGTAAGEGAMVGNSLRSDVIPALEAGHFGIHIPYPLVWALEHAEPPAASPFFAKLDAIAELPGWLTGRRG